A genomic window from Arthrobacter globiformis includes:
- a CDS encoding 1,4-alpha-glucan branching enzyme: MTQTTLTPTLEQLLRDWLPAQRWFPVKSPDFTLAPVGGLVLEDATGRAGLEVFLASVESKTADGGSRTDVVQIPLSYRSQQLPGAERALIGESDDAELGHRWVYDAVHDPAFIAAWLDLIRTEDAAGTASGHLSGAGQPLPQASGTVRVLSGEQSNTSVIVDDGDSAAIVKFFRVLSAGRNPEVEVGAALSAARTSEVPATLGWVTGEWYPQGQLPQGKPASGGPARGELAVAHEFLAGGRDAWRLAVDAAAGGVDFTAEAHALGHATATVHRRLAETLGVSAEAVPGGEIAPGVAQRVRQTWAEAGPAVGPYEEALESLLSQLEGTPAGALQRIHGDLHLGQILQVPGAEGGQDRWAILDFEGEPLRPISERNFPDVPLRDVTGMLRSFDYAAGAAEREQPDVRVPESWVDDCTEAFLAGYAEVTSGTVDRNSPLFVALWLDKALYEVVYELRNRPGWLAIPVNAARRLLSTKSSGEPAGAAAEGNKMTGSAHTDSPHAPLHVDAHTLSRVAAGEHHAPHSVLGAHLDNYGHVTIRTVKHLAEAVNVVTQAGTVPMTHEAEGVWVAVLEPLQHGHVPDYRLEVTYEGAEPVTLDDPYRYLPTVGEVDLHLIGEGRHEKLWTVLGAHVQHYKSSLGDIDGVSFAVWAPNAEAVRVKGDFNAWDGRENSLRSLGSSGVWELFIPGVPAGACYKYEIKTKGGYWVEKADPLAFGTEVPPLTASRVVESHYQFQDADWMKERAARDPHNSPMSVYEVHLGSWRLGLSYRELAKELVEYVKWLGFSHVEFMPVAEHPFGGSWGYQVTSYYAPTSRFGHPDEFRFLVDSLHQAGIGVILDWVPAHFPKDNWALAQFDGQPLYEHADPNLGEHPDWGTLIFDFGRTEVRNFLVANALYWLDEFHIDGLRVDAVASMLYLDYSREHGQWQPNRFGGRENLEAISFLQEANATVYKTHPGAVMIAEESTAFPGVTAPTSQGGLGFGLKWNMGWMHDSLKYASEDPVNRKWHHGTVTFSMVYAFTENFLLPISHDEVVHGKGSMLRKMPGDRWQQLANLRAFLGYQWAHPGKQLIFMGTEFGQEAEWSEQHGLDWWLADIPAHRGIQMLLKDLNELYKSTPALYSRDNEPGGFQWINGADADRNVLTFVRWDTEGNPVVCAVNFSGGPHKEYALGVPSAGEWAEVLNTDSEEYGGSGVLNGGTLTAEDEGIDGQPATLTVTLPPLGAAYFRPAGANVITTAAAAKAKATEAGSIFAGPAAAETRGAEPKGAGTGGVEPKGAGTGGVEPKGAEPKGATGKSALPGGPLV, from the coding sequence ATGACCCAAACCACACTGACACCCACACTCGAACAACTGCTCCGCGACTGGCTGCCGGCCCAGAGGTGGTTCCCGGTGAAGTCCCCGGACTTCACCCTGGCGCCGGTGGGCGGCCTGGTCCTGGAGGACGCCACCGGCCGAGCCGGCTTGGAGGTGTTCCTCGCTTCCGTTGAGTCCAAAACGGCCGACGGCGGCTCCCGCACCGACGTTGTCCAGATCCCGCTCAGCTACCGCAGCCAGCAGCTGCCGGGCGCCGAACGGGCCCTGATCGGTGAAAGCGACGACGCCGAGCTCGGGCACCGGTGGGTCTACGACGCCGTCCACGACCCCGCTTTTATTGCCGCATGGCTGGATCTGATCCGAACGGAGGACGCCGCCGGCACCGCCAGTGGCCACCTTTCGGGGGCCGGCCAGCCTCTGCCGCAGGCCTCCGGGACGGTCCGTGTCCTCTCCGGCGAACAGTCCAACACGTCGGTGATAGTGGACGACGGTGACTCCGCGGCAATCGTGAAGTTCTTCCGTGTGCTTTCAGCCGGGCGAAACCCGGAGGTGGAGGTTGGCGCCGCGCTGTCCGCGGCCCGCACCTCGGAGGTCCCTGCCACGCTGGGCTGGGTCACCGGCGAGTGGTACCCGCAGGGGCAGCTGCCCCAGGGCAAGCCCGCATCGGGCGGCCCTGCCCGGGGCGAACTGGCAGTGGCCCACGAATTCCTGGCCGGCGGCCGGGACGCGTGGCGGCTCGCCGTTGACGCGGCGGCCGGGGGAGTGGACTTCACGGCCGAGGCGCATGCCCTCGGCCATGCGACGGCCACAGTCCACCGCAGGCTCGCCGAGACACTGGGTGTTTCGGCCGAAGCGGTTCCGGGCGGGGAAATTGCCCCCGGAGTAGCCCAGCGTGTGCGTCAGACGTGGGCGGAGGCGGGACCCGCCGTCGGACCTTACGAAGAAGCGCTGGAAAGCCTGCTCAGCCAGCTCGAAGGCACGCCCGCCGGCGCGCTTCAGCGCATCCACGGCGATCTGCATCTCGGCCAGATCCTTCAGGTACCCGGCGCCGAAGGCGGCCAGGACCGGTGGGCCATCCTCGACTTCGAGGGGGAGCCGCTCCGGCCAATCTCCGAGCGCAACTTCCCCGACGTCCCGCTCCGGGACGTGACGGGCATGCTGCGCTCCTTTGACTACGCGGCCGGTGCCGCCGAACGCGAACAGCCGGACGTCCGTGTCCCGGAATCCTGGGTGGACGACTGCACCGAGGCCTTCCTGGCAGGCTACGCGGAAGTAACTTCCGGAACGGTGGACCGTAATTCGCCGCTCTTTGTGGCATTGTGGCTGGACAAGGCGCTGTACGAAGTCGTGTACGAGTTGCGCAACCGGCCGGGCTGGCTGGCCATTCCGGTGAATGCGGCAAGACGGCTCCTCAGCACTAAAAGCTCCGGCGAACCGGCCGGAGCAGCAGCGGAAGGTAATAAGATGACAGGCTCTGCACACACCGACAGTCCCCACGCACCGTTGCACGTGGACGCGCACACGCTTTCACGCGTCGCGGCCGGTGAACACCACGCACCGCACTCGGTGCTTGGTGCCCATTTGGACAACTACGGTCACGTGACCATCCGCACCGTGAAGCACCTCGCCGAGGCCGTCAACGTGGTGACCCAAGCCGGAACCGTGCCCATGACCCATGAGGCCGAAGGCGTCTGGGTGGCGGTACTGGAGCCATTGCAGCACGGCCACGTGCCGGACTACCGCCTCGAGGTGACCTACGAGGGCGCCGAGCCGGTGACCCTGGACGATCCGTACCGCTACCTTCCCACCGTGGGCGAAGTGGACCTGCACCTGATCGGCGAAGGACGCCACGAGAAACTCTGGACCGTGCTGGGCGCGCACGTGCAGCACTACAAGTCCTCGCTGGGCGACATTGACGGCGTGTCTTTTGCCGTGTGGGCCCCGAACGCCGAAGCGGTCCGGGTCAAGGGCGATTTCAACGCCTGGGACGGGCGGGAAAACTCGCTGCGGTCTCTCGGCTCCTCGGGCGTCTGGGAACTGTTCATCCCGGGTGTCCCGGCCGGCGCCTGCTACAAGTACGAAATCAAGACCAAGGGCGGCTACTGGGTGGAGAAGGCCGACCCGCTGGCCTTCGGCACCGAGGTGCCCCCGCTCACCGCTTCGCGGGTTGTCGAGTCGCACTACCAGTTCCAGGACGCGGACTGGATGAAGGAGCGCGCCGCCCGGGATCCGCACAACTCGCCCATGAGCGTTTACGAGGTCCACCTCGGATCCTGGCGGCTGGGGCTGAGCTACCGCGAGCTGGCCAAGGAACTCGTCGAGTACGTGAAGTGGCTGGGCTTTAGCCATGTCGAATTCATGCCCGTGGCCGAACACCCCTTCGGCGGTTCCTGGGGCTACCAGGTCACCTCCTACTACGCACCCACGTCCCGCTTCGGGCATCCGGACGAGTTCCGCTTCCTGGTGGACTCCCTCCACCAGGCAGGCATCGGGGTGATCCTGGACTGGGTGCCGGCGCACTTCCCGAAGGACAACTGGGCCCTGGCACAGTTCGACGGCCAGCCGCTCTACGAACACGCTGACCCGAACCTTGGCGAGCACCCGGACTGGGGCACCCTCATCTTCGACTTCGGCCGCACCGAAGTCCGGAACTTCCTTGTGGCCAACGCGCTGTACTGGCTCGATGAGTTCCACATCGACGGCCTCCGCGTGGACGCCGTCGCGTCCATGCTGTACCTGGACTACTCGCGGGAGCACGGCCAGTGGCAGCCCAACCGTTTCGGCGGCCGGGAAAACCTGGAGGCCATCTCCTTCCTCCAGGAGGCCAACGCCACGGTCTACAAGACGCACCCCGGCGCCGTGATGATCGCGGAAGAATCCACGGCGTTCCCGGGCGTCACCGCGCCCACCAGCCAGGGGGGCCTCGGCTTCGGCCTCAAGTGGAACATGGGCTGGATGCACGACTCGCTCAAGTACGCCTCCGAAGACCCGGTCAACCGCAAGTGGCACCACGGCACGGTCACGTTCTCCATGGTGTACGCCTTTACCGAGAACTTCCTGCTGCCCATCAGCCACGATGAGGTAGTCCACGGCAAGGGCTCCATGCTCCGCAAGATGCCCGGCGACCGCTGGCAGCAGCTGGCCAACCTCCGCGCCTTCCTCGGCTACCAGTGGGCGCACCCGGGCAAGCAGCTGATCTTCATGGGCACCGAATTCGGCCAGGAGGCCGAGTGGTCCGAACAGCACGGCCTCGACTGGTGGCTCGCAGACATCCCGGCGCACCGGGGCATTCAGATGCTGCTTAAGGACCTCAACGAACTGTACAAGTCGACGCCGGCCCTGTACTCCCGGGACAACGAACCCGGCGGATTCCAGTGGATCAACGGGGCCGACGCCGACCGCAACGTCCTGACCTTTGTCCGCTGGGACACCGAGGGCAACCCGGTGGTCTGTGCCGTCAACTTCTCCGGCGGCCCACACAAGGAATATGCCCTGGGCGTGCCGTCCGCGGGAGAATGGGCCGAGGTGCTGAACACCGACTCCGAGGAATACGGCGGATCTGGCGTCCTCAACGGCGGCACGCTGACCGCTGAGGACGAGGGCATCGACGGCCAGCCGGCAACCCTTACGGTTACACTGCCGCCGCTGGGTGCCGCGTACTTCCGGCCCGCCGGTGCCAACGTCATCACCACGGCGGCGGCGGCCAAGGCCAAAGCCACTGAGGCTGGATCCATCTTTGCCGGGCCCGCGGCTGCTGAGACCCGGGGTGCTGAACCGAAGGGTGCTGGGACCGGGGGTGTTGAACCGAAGGGTGCTGGGACCGGGGGTGTTGAACCGAAGGGTGCTGAACCGAAAGGTGCGACGGGGAAGTCTGCTTTGCCCGGCGGGCCGCTCGTCTGA